The following proteins are co-located in the Triticum aestivum cultivar Chinese Spring chromosome 1A, IWGSC CS RefSeq v2.1, whole genome shotgun sequence genome:
- the LOC123070039 gene encoding RNA polymerase sigma factor sigE, chloroplastic/mitochondrial, which produces MTSTVTTPTPSRPLPAGPQRRRYRPTVLAIAGGSKPPRRRAPAAATSCAALAAPEKQSTATAKIQPSPAPVPVPEGTDYDEVAATLETLYKLSPVIVEEDEKRSKKQAATKKKRKQGMKKSAATTTTATPRRTVVVRSQRRRRMDLGKRVEMRDLAAGKEGEHRDEEREFEEALLREHAVSTDMGSLDWRRMKIPPVLSAAQSARLFKIMQPMKAILEVQENLRNELQSEPTDAEVAEAMNMPVQRLRRLRDVGRAARNKLIKHNLRLVLYAINKYYPDMTGDERFADLCQAGANGLITAIDRFEPKRGFRISTYALFWIRHSVVRAMTLSSFTRFPFAMESERQEINMAREELSFELGRTPTDEETMKKVGLSPARYRDVVRMTRPTYSLHSRNRVTQEELIKEVTDVDAIGVDTHKHNRLLRLAIDDLLDSLKPKESVVIRQRFGLDGRGRRTLSEIAGNLRISREMVRKYELKALMKLKHPTRVDYLRRYM; this is translated from the exons ATGACGTCCACGGTGACCACGCCCACGCCCAGCCGCCCGCTCCCGGCGGGGCCCCAGCGCCGCCGGTACCGGCCCACCGTGCTCGCCATCGCCGGCGGTAGCAAGCCGCCGCGGCGCCGGGCGCCTGCCGCCGCCACCAGCTGCGCGGCGCTCGCGGCGCCCGAGAAGCAGAGCACGGCCACCGCTAAGATCCAACCTTCGCCCGCGCCGGTGCCGGTGCCCGAGGGCACGGACTACGACGAGGTGGCCGCCACGCTGGAGACGCTGTACAAGCTGAGCCCCGTCATCGTGGAGGAGGACGAGAAGAGGAGCAAGAAGCAGGCGGccaccaagaagaagaggaagcaggGGATGAAGAAATCAGCAGCGACAACGACGACGGCGACGCCCAGGAGGACAGTGGTGGTCAGGAGCCAGCGGCGCCGGCGGATGGACCTGGGGAAGAGGGTGGAGATGCGCGATCTGGCCGCCGGCAAGGAGGGCGAACACCGGGACGAGGAGCGGGAGTTCGAGGAGGCGCTGCTGCGGGAGCACGCCGTGTCGACCGACATGGGCAGCCTCGACTGGAGGCGGATGAAGATCCCGCCGGTGCTCTCCGCCGCGCAGAGCGCTCGCCTCTTCAAGATCATGCAACCCATGAAG GCCATTTTGGAGGTGCAAGAGAACCTGCGGAACGAGCTGCAGAGCGAGCCGACCGACGCAGAGGTCGCCGAGGCCATGAACATGCCGGTGCAGCGGCTACGGCGGCTCCGCGACGTCGGCCGGGCGGCGAGGAACAAGCTCATCAAG CACAACCTACGGCTGGTCCTGTACGCGATCAACAAGTACTACCCGGACATGACCGGCGACGAGAGGTTCGCCGACCTGTGCCAGGCCGGCGCCAACGGGCTCATCACGGCCATCGACCGCTTCGAGCCCAAGCGCGGCTTCCGCATCTCCACCTACGCGCTCTTCTGGATCCGCCACTCCGTCGTCCGCGCCATGACGCTCTCCAGCTTCACCCGCTTCCCATTCGCCATGGAATCG GAGAGACAGGAGATCAACATGGCGAGGGAGGAGCTGTCGTTCGAGCTCGGGAGGACGCCGACGGACGAGGAGACGATGAAGAAAGTGGGGCTGTCGCCGGCGAGGTACCGCGACGTGGTGCGGATGACGAGGCCGACCTACTCGCTCCACTCGCGGAACCGTGTCACGCAGGAGGAGCTCATCAAAGAGGTCACCGACGTGGACGCCATCGGGGTCGACACCCACAAGCACAACCGGCTCCTCCGCCTCGCCATTGACGACCTC CTGGATTCGCTGAAGCCCAAGGAGAGCGTGGTGATCAGGCAGAGGTTCGGGCTGGACGGCAGAGGGAGGCGCACGCTGAGCGAAATCGCCGGCAACCTGAGGATCTCGAGGGAGATGGTGCGCAAGTACGAGCTCAAGGCGCTCATGAAGCTCAAGCACCCCACCCGGGTCGACTACCTACGAAGATACATGTGA